The Fluviicola sp. genome contains a region encoding:
- a CDS encoding outer membrane beta-barrel protein, giving the protein MKQLAVLTLLIFSPFVNQAQISTGKVGDTKKKTTAESEKQAKDPSAKYDPEKGMMDFTVFIGAGYSIGSHRLAENGDLFGRPIGIRADEKMVNRWTYQAGVRNRINRFLSFEAGLSIDRYGESYEYKSTDNDSAYSYDRKYNMLALPIQLYFTYGKRVQLLVGAGFQPYIPMGMSTKYTIVNSQGSDISPDDPSKTIEGLNSAGINLLFSAGVQYRFSKYVSAYVIPAYSKGLTNIYSKQEPHKEWLDALNIRFGMAFHFPESTKTRTKKVKDPNAKKVFEW; this is encoded by the coding sequence ATGAAACAATTAGCAGTCCTAACGTTATTAATTTTTAGTCCTTTTGTGAACCAGGCACAAATTTCTACCGGGAAGGTTGGAGACACTAAAAAGAAAACTACTGCCGAATCTGAGAAACAGGCAAAAGACCCTTCCGCGAAATACGATCCGGAAAAAGGAATGATGGATTTCACCGTATTTATCGGGGCCGGATACAGTATCGGATCTCACAGGCTGGCAGAGAACGGCGATTTGTTCGGCAGGCCTATCGGGATCCGGGCAGACGAAAAGATGGTAAACCGCTGGACCTACCAGGCAGGTGTGAGAAACCGCATCAACCGCTTTTTAAGCTTTGAAGCAGGATTATCCATTGACCGTTACGGAGAATCGTACGAATATAAATCGACTGACAATGACAGCGCTTATTCCTACGACCGCAAATACAACATGCTTGCTCTTCCGATCCAGTTGTACTTCACTTACGGAAAACGCGTTCAGTTGTTGGTCGGAGCAGGTTTCCAGCCTTACATTCCAATGGGCATGAGCACCAAATACACCATCGTGAATTCACAGGGATCGGATATCAGTCCGGATGATCCTTCAAAAACCATTGAAGGCCTGAACAGTGCCGGAATTAACCTCTTATTTTCAGCAGGTGTCCAGTACCGCTTCTCCAAATATGTTTCTGCTTACGTCATCCCGGCTTATTCAAAGGGATTAACGAATATTTACTCCAAACAGGAACCGCACAAGGAATGGTTGGATGCCCTGAATATCCGCTTCGGTATGGCATTCCATTTCCCCGAGTCTACAAAAACACGCACCAAAAAGGTCAAAGACCCGAATGCGAAGAAAGTATTTGAGTGGTAA
- a CDS encoding DUF4956 domain-containing protein produces MLLSHQPDFKLFGISFFNEDLYALLFRMTVNLVVLIILIRFMYYTKARRKDYLFTYFLIGMITFFLCFGLKKLDIDTGMGLGLFAIFGILRYRTEGIEIKEMTYLFLVIGLSVINALASNKISLAEMGLMNGCLILLTAGLEYLWLLKHETRKIIVYDRIDLIQPEKYNEMMVDVQQRTGLKINRIEIGKIDFLRDVAQIMIFYDGDIQSFGTGAGPSDSE; encoded by the coding sequence ATGCTTCTCTCCCATCAGCCGGACTTTAAGTTGTTCGGTATTTCCTTTTTCAACGAAGACTTGTATGCGCTTCTGTTCAGAATGACCGTGAACCTGGTAGTTCTTATCATACTGATCCGCTTCATGTATTATACCAAGGCAAGACGTAAAGATTACCTTTTCACGTACTTCCTGATCGGTATGATTACCTTCTTCCTGTGTTTCGGACTAAAGAAACTCGATATCGACACCGGTATGGGACTCGGGCTTTTTGCCATCTTCGGGATTTTAAGGTACCGGACGGAAGGAATCGAGATCAAGGAAATGACCTACCTGTTCCTGGTAATTGGTCTTTCGGTTATTAATGCCCTGGCTTCGAACAAAATTTCCCTGGCCGAAATGGGCTTAATGAACGGTTGTTTGATCCTTTTAACAGCAGGTTTGGAATATTTGTGGCTTTTAAAGCACGAAACGCGCAAGATCATTGTCTACGACCGCATCGATTTGATCCAGCCGGAGAAATACAACGAAATGATGGTTGACGTTCAGCAAAGAACCGGTTTGAAGATCAACCGCATTGAGATCGGTAAAATTGATTTCCTGCGCGATGTTGCTCAAATCATGATCTTCTACGACGGAGACATTCAATCATTCGGCACCGGAGCAGGACCGAGTGATTCGGAATAA
- a CDS encoding AsmA-like C-terminal region-containing protein: MSRKEKLPKKKKSFIRRLFKWTGLTLLFLLIAIILIPIIFKDEIKEMVLKEVSKSLKADVTIKDFDLTFLSTFPNVTIQLYDTKVTGRTEFKGVELASVKTIEAHVGLWDVIGGDEIEIDEVHISDAKFDIRVDPEGKANYDIVIPTEERPVEDQEPSKFKMSLKEYSLNNIQIVYDDQASDMYANIKNLNHTGEGDLTADVIDFETSTQMDELTFEMEGLSYLSKVKTDADVNLLMEFKEDDSKFTLKENSFALNNFKMSLDGFYQMLKDHDQMDLKLNTKEISFKDLLSLVPSFYQSGYESMIAKGDLKMNGEVKGRLDEKNLPGWDFGLNVNRASIKYAGLGSINNITVDAGSKFAGGSNLDKMTLDVTKFHSEFVGNLIDANLKLRNPITDPLINSKLKAKVNLATIGKVMPLAEGESYKGKLNADVALNGRMSSIEKEQYEKFDAKGLIELFDFLYKSKDLNEDVNVKDLTFRFSPQNLTLEKMHANMGKSDFAMDGKIDNYLGYLFGNNKEDQLLKGAFNFNSNNLDLDQLMGVSNAPAASTASAEPAPADPNAEPLLIPENVDFNLNTNVQKLHYNGIDVNNLNGNVNVKEEVASLNGLTMNTMGGTVGLRGSYSSKDHNKPAIDLGYNLKEIDIQEIASHFLTIGKLAPVAKYAKGKFSSTLNLKGDLTKALEPVYNTLAGDGDFFTNTVTISGFEPLKKLGDALSMDKISNQTFKDVKAFFSFKDGKMSLKKPLKIKMSGIDTEITGSTAFTQEIDYKMLLQVPKAMIPGGIVKAAEQGIAKVNGIAPKLNLGSIPDIIPVNALVGGTVTKPVIKTDFKEALLKATGNLKDNLKAQGKEMLDKAKDSVKIIVKDKVDEVKKDLIAEKNKIMADAQKEADKVKAEAKKAGDQIRAEADKQCTAAMDEAGGNIVKKKIAEGTCKELKKKADNSANKLEAEAQTKADNIMNKAREKADAVK, encoded by the coding sequence ATGTCGAGAAAAGAAAAATTGCCTAAAAAGAAGAAAAGTTTCATTCGCAGACTTTTCAAATGGACAGGACTTACCCTGTTATTCTTATTAATCGCAATCATCCTGATCCCTATAATTTTCAAGGATGAAATCAAGGAAATGGTATTGAAGGAAGTGAGTAAATCCCTGAAGGCTGATGTAACTATCAAAGACTTTGACCTGACCTTTCTTTCCACGTTCCCGAATGTCACTATCCAATTATATGACACGAAGGTAACAGGTAGAACGGAATTTAAGGGCGTAGAGTTGGCAAGTGTCAAAACTATTGAGGCACATGTAGGTTTATGGGATGTAATCGGTGGAGATGAAATCGAAATTGACGAGGTGCATATCTCGGATGCAAAGTTCGATATACGCGTGGATCCGGAAGGAAAAGCGAACTACGATATCGTGATCCCAACGGAAGAAAGACCGGTTGAAGACCAGGAGCCCTCCAAGTTCAAAATGTCTTTGAAAGAATATTCCCTGAATAATATTCAGATCGTTTATGATGACCAGGCTTCGGATATGTATGCCAACATCAAAAACCTGAACCACACCGGCGAAGGAGATTTAACAGCAGACGTGATCGATTTCGAAACAAGTACACAGATGGATGAGCTAACCTTTGAAATGGAAGGCCTGAGCTATTTGTCGAAAGTAAAAACAGATGCGGATGTGAACCTGCTGATGGAATTCAAGGAAGATGATTCCAAATTCACCCTGAAGGAAAACAGTTTTGCTTTGAATAATTTCAAGATGTCACTGGATGGTTTCTACCAGATGCTGAAGGACCATGACCAGATGGACCTGAAATTGAATACCAAAGAGATCAGCTTCAAAGATTTGCTGTCATTGGTCCCAAGTTTCTACCAAAGCGGTTACGAAAGCATGATTGCCAAAGGAGATTTAAAAATGAACGGAGAAGTAAAAGGCCGTTTGGATGAGAAAAATCTTCCGGGATGGGATTTCGGGTTGAATGTAAACCGGGCAAGCATCAAGTACGCAGGATTGGGTTCTATCAATAACATCACGGTGGATGCAGGTTCTAAATTTGCCGGCGGTTCCAACCTGGATAAAATGACTTTGGATGTTACGAAATTCCACTCTGAGTTCGTGGGGAACCTGATCGACGCAAACCTGAAGCTGAGAAACCCGATAACGGACCCGTTGATCAACTCCAAACTGAAGGCAAAAGTAAACCTGGCTACGATCGGGAAGGTGATGCCCCTGGCAGAAGGAGAATCCTACAAAGGTAAACTCAATGCAGATGTGGCATTGAACGGTCGCATGAGTTCGATTGAAAAAGAACAATACGAAAAATTTGACGCGAAAGGATTGATTGAATTATTCGACTTCCTGTATAAGTCCAAAGACTTGAACGAAGATGTGAACGTGAAGGATTTGACTTTCCGTTTCAGTCCGCAAAACCTGACTTTGGAGAAAATGCATGCGAACATGGGTAAATCCGATTTCGCGATGGATGGGAAGATTGATAATTACTTAGGATATTTATTCGGAAACAACAAAGAAGACCAGTTGCTGAAAGGTGCGTTCAACTTCAATAGTAATAACCTGGATCTGGATCAGTTGATGGGTGTATCGAATGCTCCGGCAGCTTCAACGGCTTCTGCAGAACCTGCTCCGGCAGATCCGAATGCCGAGCCATTGTTGATTCCTGAAAACGTGGATTTCAACCTGAACACGAACGTTCAGAAATTGCATTACAACGGAATTGATGTCAACAACCTCAATGGAAATGTAAACGTGAAGGAAGAAGTGGCTTCTTTGAACGGATTGACTATGAATACCATGGGCGGAACAGTTGGCCTTCGCGGAAGTTACAGCTCGAAAGATCACAACAAGCCTGCAATCGATTTGGGTTATAACCTGAAAGAAATCGATATCCAGGAAATTGCTTCACACTTCCTGACAATCGGGAAACTGGCGCCGGTAGCGAAGTATGCAAAAGGAAAGTTCAGTTCTACTTTGAACCTGAAGGGCGATTTGACCAAGGCGTTGGAGCCGGTTTACAATACATTGGCCGGTGACGGGGATTTCTTTACGAATACCGTTACGATAAGTGGTTTTGAGCCGTTGAAAAAACTGGGAGATGCATTGAGCATGGATAAGATTTCCAACCAGACATTCAAAGATGTGAAAGCATTCTTCAGCTTCAAAGACGGAAAGATGAGCCTGAAGAAACCACTGAAGATTAAAATGAGCGGAATCGATACGGAGATTACCGGATCTACTGCCTTTACGCAGGAAATCGACTACAAAATGCTTTTGCAGGTACCGAAAGCAATGATCCCGGGCGGAATTGTTAAAGCGGCCGAACAGGGAATTGCCAAGGTAAACGGTATTGCTCCGAAATTGAATCTGGGATCTATCCCGGATATCATCCCGGTAAATGCATTGGTTGGCGGAACCGTGACCAAGCCGGTGATCAAAACGGACTTCAAGGAAGCTTTACTGAAAGCAACGGGCAACCTGAAAGACAACCTGAAGGCGCAAGGAAAAGAAATGCTGGATAAAGCGAAGGATTCCGTGAAAATCATTGTGAAAGATAAGGTGGATGAAGTGAAAAAGGATTTGATCGCGGAGAAAAACAAGATTATGGCGGACGCACAAAAAGAAGCCGACAAAGTGAAAGCCGAAGCGAAGAAAGCCGGTGACCAGATCCGTGCGGAAGCAGACAAGCAATGTACCGCAGCAATGGATGAAGCCGGAGGAAATATCGTGAAGAAGAAAATTGCGGAAGGAACTTGTAAGGAACTCAAGAAGAAAGCCGACAACAGCGCAAACAAACTCGAAGCGGAAGCACAAACCAAGGCCGATAATATCATGAACAAGGCCCGGGAGAAAGCGGATGCTGTGAAGTAA
- a CDS encoding polyphosphate polymerase domain-containing protein: MKGKLTDLLHTYHGISLEELSRAPLMNRVDEKFAFPISKLEAFLEEMRPYYDVLNIDGKVIFDYTSQYFDNSNYSFFYDHHKSLPHRFKVRIRTYLDSNKSYLEVKEKIKGRTDKNRINIDGFTSDFSDDQRTFLLDKLQKQIDLKPVMVNSYRRITLVNKLVEERLTIDFDIINGTLDDPNCKNQTLSAIVIAELKQPKLDRTSPFYQLMKRELVRPFRISKFCFGMIDLYEDDRLKANRFKAKKLLIQKLINNSSHASLPSAGL, encoded by the coding sequence ATGAAGGGAAAATTAACTGATTTGTTGCACACTTACCATGGCATTTCATTGGAGGAATTGTCACGTGCTCCCTTGATGAACCGCGTAGATGAGAAATTTGCCTTTCCCATCAGTAAACTGGAAGCCTTCCTAGAGGAAATGCGCCCCTATTACGATGTGCTGAACATTGACGGGAAAGTGATCTTTGATTACACCAGCCAATACTTCGACAATTCCAACTATTCGTTCTTTTACGATCATCATAAGTCCCTTCCGCACCGCTTTAAAGTGCGCATCCGGACTTATCTGGACAGTAATAAGTCTTACCTGGAAGTAAAGGAAAAGATCAAAGGACGAACAGATAAGAACCGCATCAACATCGATGGTTTTACGTCGGATTTTTCAGACGATCAGCGCACATTCCTGCTGGATAAACTGCAAAAGCAAATCGATTTGAAACCGGTCATGGTAAACAGCTACCGCCGCATCACTTTGGTGAATAAATTGGTGGAAGAGCGCTTAACGATCGATTTTGACATCATCAACGGCACACTCGATGATCCGAATTGCAAGAACCAAACGCTTTCGGCCATTGTGATCGCGGAATTAAAACAGCCCAAACTCGATAGAACTTCTCCCTTCTATCAATTAATGAAACGCGAACTGGTACGCCCGTTCCGTATATCCAAATTTTGCTTCGGTATGATTGACCTTTACGAAGATGATCGTTTAAAGGCAAACAGGTTCAAGGCAAAAAAGCTACTTATACAAAAACTAATAAACAATTCATCACATGCTTCTCTCCCATCAGCCGGACTTTAA